From a single Streptomyces liliifuscus genomic region:
- a CDS encoding tetratricopeptide repeat protein encodes MSGTGENLDFDALRQAMQENYEQPEGPARNARAEVLLAEAEKLNIPLAVIEALGHQLKVYNYSSEKDRMFVPFARLLRMWDERPEDFDEYETHSLHWVFKWVSSGMVGQPHVPLASIEKWLGEMEHRYRLAGHSERAVRSTEFTVARSIGDLARAERAYTAWLAADRDSMADCHACELHDQGWWLAERGADAEALELWRPVLEGEYTCAHEPHAVLASSLLPLLRLGRLDEARAHHLRGFRLVRPMESMRGAYADHVEFCALTGNEARALELLAERPAYFTDAGEPRSRMDFLAVVALLMDRLTSLGLGAQTVPGPAGRTWTAGELASHARVEALSLADRFDERNGTAYVSGRVRERMGQPPLVERLPLGVRATPTVAAPVRPAPAASADATADDGPDLAALLAEARRLSAALHPDSVAAWAAVAEAAGDEELTPRDRAELTDHEAMGLGPEGVELFARAAELYEAAGDPGEALAARARGAYVLALSGRTREALAAVSEPYERVLALFAEGGTEVPQAASVLVGRARILLQRVHEAAEVNGAGDGSDVLAAAETAARELLALAGPEAGNDVLVASRAAEAQAMLGELAAHAGDAERAAELLTRGSEAFVAAGLPWFAVEYEARLTGIARHLGDAEAAERAARAALEHGAAFLEPTGHAQLHLQLAEILGATGQFGPAADHALEASHWADEAGDGPTLGAWARHQLGGFLLRQDHWAEAAEVLESALPELSAQTHGDGAIVQTHWWLGDCLTELGEHREAAEHWLQAAEIARHWPEQRDHAMLAHLAAEALGHAELLPQAEQAYARAGDLWRSLGNVHGLIRSLRARAWLAVREEGSGLDTARELMGEAVRACEDEVPEDHEEREQLVAELAQTHRQFGDLVARSAPDDAEDELIYALFEEALAHVTLAVAGFLSLGEDALHSRTGAQLAAGWLEADLEHPDWAAARAREVLAAYAEGDASDETVVARRGEAERLLRATESSA; translated from the coding sequence ATGAGCGGGACCGGTGAAAACTTGGACTTCGACGCGCTGCGCCAAGCGATGCAGGAGAACTACGAGCAGCCGGAGGGCCCGGCCCGCAACGCGCGCGCGGAGGTGCTGCTCGCCGAGGCCGAGAAGCTGAACATCCCGCTCGCCGTGATCGAGGCGCTCGGCCACCAGCTGAAGGTCTACAACTACAGCTCCGAGAAGGACAGGATGTTCGTCCCCTTCGCGCGCCTGCTGCGCATGTGGGACGAACGGCCCGAGGACTTCGACGAGTACGAGACCCACTCCCTGCACTGGGTCTTCAAGTGGGTGTCCTCCGGAATGGTCGGCCAGCCGCACGTTCCGCTCGCCTCCATCGAGAAGTGGCTCGGCGAGATGGAGCACCGCTACCGGCTCGCCGGTCACTCCGAACGGGCGGTCCGCAGCACCGAGTTCACGGTCGCGCGGTCCATCGGGGACCTGGCGCGGGCCGAGCGGGCGTACACCGCGTGGCTGGCCGCGGACCGGGACAGCATGGCCGACTGCCACGCCTGCGAACTGCACGACCAGGGCTGGTGGCTGGCCGAGCGGGGCGCCGACGCGGAGGCCCTGGAGCTGTGGCGGCCCGTCCTGGAGGGCGAGTACACCTGCGCCCACGAGCCGCACGCGGTCCTCGCCTCCTCGCTGCTGCCCCTGCTGCGGCTGGGGCGTCTGGACGAGGCGCGGGCCCACCATCTGCGCGGCTTCCGGCTCGTACGCCCCATGGAGAGCATGCGGGGCGCGTACGCGGACCATGTGGAGTTCTGCGCGCTCACCGGCAACGAGGCACGGGCCCTGGAGCTGCTGGCGGAACGTCCCGCCTACTTCACGGACGCCGGGGAACCGCGCAGCCGGATGGACTTCCTGGCCGTGGTCGCCCTGCTGATGGACCGCCTGACCTCGCTCGGGCTGGGCGCGCAGACCGTGCCGGGACCGGCCGGCCGCACCTGGACCGCGGGCGAACTCGCCTCCCACGCGCGCGTGGAGGCCCTTTCGCTGGCGGACCGCTTCGACGAGCGCAACGGCACGGCGTACGTGAGCGGACGCGTCCGGGAGCGCATGGGCCAACCGCCACTGGTGGAGCGGCTGCCGCTGGGCGTACGCGCGACACCGACCGTGGCCGCTCCCGTGCGGCCCGCGCCCGCCGCGTCCGCGGATGCCACCGCCGACGACGGGCCGGACCTGGCCGCGCTGCTCGCCGAGGCCCGCCGGCTCTCGGCCGCCCTGCACCCGGATTCCGTCGCGGCATGGGCCGCGGTCGCGGAGGCGGCCGGTGACGAGGAACTGACTCCCCGCGACCGCGCGGAACTGACCGACCACGAGGCGATGGGCCTCGGCCCCGAGGGCGTGGAGCTGTTCGCCCGCGCAGCCGAGCTGTACGAGGCCGCGGGCGACCCGGGCGAGGCCCTGGCGGCACGCGCGCGTGGAGCGTACGTACTGGCCCTCTCCGGCCGGACCCGCGAGGCGCTGGCCGCGGTCTCGGAGCCGTACGAGCGGGTGCTCGCCCTCTTCGCGGAGGGCGGGACAGAGGTCCCGCAGGCCGCCTCGGTGCTGGTGGGACGGGCGCGCATCCTGCTGCAGCGGGTGCACGAGGCCGCGGAGGTGAACGGGGCGGGAGACGGCTCCGACGTCCTGGCCGCCGCGGAGACCGCCGCACGGGAGCTGCTGGCCCTCGCAGGACCGGAGGCCGGGAACGACGTCCTGGTCGCCTCCCGGGCCGCGGAGGCACAGGCCATGCTCGGAGAGCTCGCGGCGCACGCCGGGGACGCGGAGAGGGCCGCGGAGCTGCTCACGCGGGGCTCGGAGGCGTTCGTGGCGGCCGGGCTGCCGTGGTTCGCGGTGGAGTACGAGGCCCGGCTCACCGGAATCGCACGCCATCTGGGCGACGCCGAGGCGGCCGAGCGCGCGGCCCGGGCGGCGCTGGAGCACGGTGCGGCTTTCCTCGAACCGACCGGTCACGCCCAACTGCACCTCCAGCTGGCCGAGATACTGGGCGCCACCGGACAGTTCGGGCCCGCCGCCGACCACGCCCTGGAGGCGTCGCACTGGGCCGACGAGGCCGGTGACGGACCCACGCTCGGTGCCTGGGCCAGACATCAGCTCGGCGGCTTCCTGCTCCGCCAGGACCACTGGGCCGAGGCCGCGGAGGTCCTGGAGTCGGCGCTGCCGGAGCTGAGCGCGCAGACGCACGGCGACGGGGCGATCGTGCAGACCCATTGGTGGCTCGGCGACTGTCTCACCGAGCTGGGCGAACACCGCGAGGCCGCCGAGCACTGGCTCCAAGCGGCCGAGATCGCCCGGCACTGGCCCGAGCAGCGCGACCACGCGATGCTCGCCCATCTCGCCGCCGAGGCCCTCGGCCACGCGGAGCTGCTCCCTCAGGCCGAGCAGGCCTACGCGCGCGCCGGTGACCTCTGGCGGTCCCTCGGCAACGTCCACGGGCTGATCCGCTCCCTGCGGGCGCGCGCATGGCTCGCGGTGCGCGAGGAGGGCTCGGGGCTCGACACGGCACGTGAGTTGATGGGCGAAGCGGTCCGCGCGTGCGAGGACGAGGTGCCCGAGGACCACGAGGAACGCGAGCAGCTCGTCGCCGAACTCGCCCAGACGCACCGGCAGTTCGGCGACCTGGTCGCCCGTTCCGCGCCCGACGACGCCGAGGACGAGCTGATCTACGCCCTGTTCGAGGAGGCCCTGGCCCACGTCACGCTGGCCGTCGCGGGCTTTCTCTCCCTCGGCGAGGACGCCCTGCACAGCCGCACCGGCGCCCAACTGGCCGCCGGCTGGCTGGAGGCCGACCTGGAGCACCCCGACTGGGCGGCCGCACGCGCGCGTGAGGTTCTCGCCGCGTACGCCGAGGGGGATGCCTCGGACGAGACGGTGGTGGCGCGGCGTGGTGAGGCTGAGCGGTTGCTGCGGGCGACTGAGTCGAGCGCGTAG
- a CDS encoding DAK2 domain-containing protein, whose protein sequence is MPQVPQRLDASAVRAWCGLALRALGRAREEIDAINVYPVADGDTGTNLYLTVESAAAAVEAVFAGHAALAGGREVFEDRAAFDGREILDGQETAAGQGVSSGRAPEGPALADAVHAMAHGALIGARGNSGTILAQLLRGMAQVLAADSDATHTDGQGLGLALRRAADAARQAVVHPVEGTVLTVASAAADAASGAEGDCGAVARAAYEGARAALAATPGQLAVLERAGVVDAGGRGLVAVLGALVETFTGEAPAASAVPVLAGHARVGAGSDATGLHARVDDAVTGPLEEVGECADGTPAPDEAGPAFEVIYLLEAEDAAVTRLRDRLDALGDSLVVVGGDGLWNVHVHVDDAGAAVEAGVEAGRPYRIRITHFGLDDAHTTGAGSRPVRERAERAVVAVVPGEGLAGLYTEAGATTVLARPGEPPASGELVEAVRRAHAREVVLLPNDAELRHTAAAAAEQARAEGVRVALIPTRSAVQGIAALAVHEPGRRFDEDVVAMTSAAGATRYAEVEVAERQSWTMAGICQAGDILGLIEGDVAVIGSDITATAEAVLNRMLAAGGEMVTLVLGDEAPDTIAAHLEARVRESYLAVDTVVYRGGRQGALLLIGVE, encoded by the coding sequence GTGCCGCAGGTGCCGCAGAGACTGGACGCGTCCGCGGTACGTGCATGGTGCGGCCTCGCGCTGCGGGCACTCGGCCGCGCGCGCGAGGAGATCGACGCGATCAACGTGTATCCCGTCGCGGACGGGGACACCGGCACCAATCTGTACCTGACCGTGGAGTCGGCGGCCGCGGCCGTGGAGGCCGTCTTCGCGGGTCATGCCGCACTTGCGGGCGGCCGGGAAGTCTTCGAGGACCGGGCGGCCTTCGACGGCCGGGAGATCCTCGACGGGCAGGAAACCGCCGCCGGACAGGGGGTCTCTTCCGGCCGGGCGCCCGAGGGGCCCGCCCTCGCCGACGCGGTGCACGCGATGGCGCACGGCGCGCTCATAGGGGCCCGGGGGAACTCCGGGACGATCCTCGCGCAGCTCCTGAGGGGCATGGCCCAGGTGCTCGCCGCCGACAGTGACGCGACACACACCGACGGGCAGGGTCTGGGGCTCGCCCTCCGGCGCGCGGCCGACGCCGCCCGGCAGGCCGTCGTGCACCCGGTCGAGGGCACGGTCCTCACGGTCGCCTCTGCCGCCGCCGACGCGGCCTCCGGCGCCGAGGGCGACTGCGGGGCGGTCGCGCGGGCGGCGTACGAGGGCGCGCGGGCGGCGCTCGCGGCGACTCCCGGGCAGCTGGCGGTCCTGGAGCGGGCCGGGGTGGTCGACGCGGGCGGACGCGGCCTCGTGGCCGTGCTGGGGGCCCTGGTGGAGACGTTCACGGGCGAGGCGCCCGCCGCGTCGGCGGTGCCGGTTCTCGCGGGCCACGCGCGCGTGGGGGCGGGTTCGGACGCGACGGGGCTCCACGCGCGCGTGGACGACGCTGTGACGGGACCCCTCGAAGAGGTGGGGGAGTGCGCGGACGGAACCCCCGCTCCCGACGAGGCCGGGCCCGCCTTCGAGGTGATCTACCTCCTGGAGGCGGAGGACGCGGCGGTGACGCGGCTGCGGGACCGGCTCGACGCGCTCGGCGACTCGCTCGTCGTGGTCGGCGGGGACGGCCTGTGGAACGTCCATGTGCACGTCGACGACGCCGGCGCCGCCGTGGAGGCGGGCGTCGAGGCCGGGCGGCCCTACCGGATCCGCATCACACACTTCGGGCTCGACGACGCGCACACGACGGGCGCCGGGAGCCGGCCGGTCCGGGAACGGGCCGAGCGCGCGGTCGTGGCCGTCGTCCCCGGAGAGGGCCTCGCGGGGCTCTACACCGAGGCGGGGGCCACCACCGTCCTCGCGCGCCCCGGGGAGCCGCCCGCCAGCGGGGAGCTCGTCGAGGCCGTACGACGGGCCCACGCGCGCGAGGTGGTGCTGCTGCCGAACGACGCCGAGCTGCGCCACACCGCGGCCGCGGCGGCCGAGCAGGCCCGCGCCGAGGGCGTCAGGGTCGCGCTGATCCCCACCCGGTCCGCGGTGCAGGGCATCGCGGCGCTGGCCGTGCACGAGCCCGGGCGGCGCTTCGACGAGGACGTGGTCGCGATGACCTCGGCCGCCGGTGCGACCCGGTACGCCGAGGTCGAGGTCGCGGAACGCCAGTCCTGGACCATGGCCGGCATCTGCCAGGCCGGCGACATCCTCGGTCTCATCGAGGGCGACGTCGCCGTGATCGGCTCCGACATCACGGCCACCGCCGAGGCGGTCCTGAACCGCATGCTCGCGGCGGGCGGCGAGATGGTCACCCTGGTCCTGGGCGACGAGGCCCCCGACACGATCGCGGCCCACCTCGAAGCCCGCGTCCGGGAGTCCTACCTGGCCGTCGACACGGTCGTGTACCGGGGCGGCCGCCAGGGGGCGCTGCTGCTGATCGGCGTGGAATAG
- the rpmB gene encoding 50S ribosomal protein L28 — MAANCDVCGKGPGFGNNISHSHRRTPRRWNPNIQRVRTVVGGTPKRVNACTSCIKAGKVSR; from the coding sequence GTGGCTGCCAACTGCGACGTCTGCGGCAAGGGGCCGGGCTTCGGCAACAACATCTCGCACTCTCACCGCCGTACGCCCCGTCGCTGGAACCCGAACATCCAGCGCGTTCGTACCGTGGTGGGCGGGACGCCGAAGCGCGTGAACGCTTGCACCTCGTGCATCAAGGCCGGCAAGGTCTCGCGCTGA
- the thiD gene encoding bifunctional hydroxymethylpyrimidine kinase/phosphomethylpyrimidine kinase: MSASSRASAPPRVLTVAGSDSGGGAGIQADLKTMLALGVHGMSVLTAVTAQNSLGVQGAWELPVEAVRAQYRSVVDDIGVDAVKTGMLSSAELVETVAELIGGTAVPSVVDPVGVSKHGDSLLAASALDSVRTKLLPVATVATPNLDEVAQLTGLRVESEDGMRRAAAAVLAYGPTWVLIKGGHLGGDAVDFLTDGSQEHWLRAPRFDNRHTHGTGCTLASAIASGLAKGQTVPEAVAAAKEYVTGAIAAGFALGGGIGPVDHGWRFGAGDA; this comes from the coding sequence ATGAGTGCCTCGTCCCGTGCGAGTGCCCCGCCCAGGGTGCTGACGGTCGCCGGCTCCGACTCCGGTGGCGGGGCCGGGATCCAGGCCGACCTGAAGACGATGCTCGCGCTCGGCGTGCACGGCATGAGTGTGCTCACCGCCGTCACCGCGCAGAACTCCCTTGGCGTACAAGGCGCTTGGGAACTGCCGGTGGAGGCGGTGCGCGCGCAGTACCGCAGTGTGGTCGACGACATCGGCGTGGACGCCGTGAAGACCGGCATGCTCTCCTCGGCCGAACTCGTGGAGACCGTTGCCGAGTTGATCGGCGGCACGGCCGTGCCCTCCGTCGTCGACCCGGTCGGCGTCTCCAAGCACGGCGACTCGCTGCTCGCCGCGTCCGCGCTGGATTCCGTACGTACGAAGCTGCTGCCCGTCGCGACGGTGGCGACGCCGAACCTCGACGAGGTGGCCCAGCTGACCGGCCTGCGGGTCGAGTCGGAGGACGGGATGCGGCGGGCGGCGGCGGCCGTGCTGGCGTACGGGCCGACGTGGGTGCTGATCAAGGGCGGTCACCTCGGCGGGGACGCCGTCGATTTCCTCACGGACGGCTCTCAGGAGCACTGGCTGCGGGCTCCCCGGTTCGACAACCGGCACACGCACGGGACGGGGTGCACCCTCGCGAGCGCCATCGCTTCGGGGCTCGCGAAGGGGCAGACGGTGCCGGAGGCGGTCGCGGCGGCGAAGGAGTACGTCACCGGGGCGATCGCGGCCGGCTTCGCGCTCGGCGGCGGGATCGGGCCGGTGGATCATGGCTGGCGGTTCGGGGCGGGCGACGCGTAA
- a CDS encoding thiamine-phosphate kinase has protein sequence MKGTVGELGEFGLIKELTSRLTTTPAVRVGPGDDAAVVAAPDRRVVASTDILLEGRHFRRDWSTAYDVGRKAAAQNLADIAAMGAVPTALLLGLVVPAELPATWPSELMDGIRDECQVAGAAVVGGDVVRGDTITVAITALGDLRNHEPVTRAGAQPGDVVAVTGWLGWSAAGHAVLSRGFRSPRAFVEAHRRPEPPYHAGPAAAGLGATSMTDVSDGLIADLGHIAEASKVRIDVRSGAVDIPSQMNDIGQAVGVDPLQWVLTGGEDHAIVATFPPDVKLPARWKVIGEVLNPSALPQVTVDGAPWTSKGGWDHFADIES, from the coding sequence ATGAAGGGCACCGTGGGCGAGTTGGGGGAGTTCGGGCTCATCAAGGAGCTCACCTCACGGCTCACCACCACTCCGGCGGTACGCGTCGGGCCGGGCGACGACGCCGCCGTGGTGGCCGCCCCCGACCGCAGGGTCGTGGCGAGCACCGACATCCTCCTGGAGGGTCGGCACTTCCGTCGTGACTGGTCCACGGCGTACGACGTCGGTCGCAAGGCGGCCGCGCAGAACCTCGCGGACATCGCCGCGATGGGCGCCGTGCCGACCGCGCTGCTGCTCGGCCTGGTCGTCCCGGCGGAACTCCCGGCCACCTGGCCGTCCGAGCTGATGGACGGCATCCGCGACGAGTGCCAGGTCGCCGGCGCGGCGGTGGTCGGCGGCGATGTCGTACGCGGCGACACGATCACCGTGGCGATCACCGCGCTCGGCGATCTGCGCAACCATGAGCCGGTCACGCGCGCGGGTGCCCAGCCCGGTGACGTGGTGGCCGTGACGGGCTGGCTGGGCTGGTCCGCGGCCGGGCACGCCGTGCTCTCCCGCGGCTTCCGCTCGCCGCGCGCGTTCGTCGAGGCCCACCGGCGTCCGGAACCGCCGTACCACGCGGGCCCCGCCGCCGCCGGGCTCGGCGCGACCTCGATGACGGACGTCAGCGACGGGCTGATCGCCGACCTGGGGCACATCGCCGAGGCCAGCAAGGTACGTATCGACGTCCGCTCCGGCGCCGTCGACATCCCCTCGCAGATGAACGACATCGGTCAGGCCGTCGGCGTCGACCCCCTCCAGTGGGTGCTCACCGGCGGCGAGGACCACGCGATCGTGGCGACCTTCCCGCCGGACGTGAAACTGCCCGCCCGCTGGAAGGTGATCGGCGAGGTCCTCAACCCGTCGGCGCTGCCGCAGGTCACGGTGGACGGGGCGCCATGGACCAGCAAGGGCGGCTGGGACCACTTCGCGGACATCGAGTCATGA
- a CDS encoding Lrp/AsnC ligand binding domain-containing protein, whose translation MVQAYILIQTEVGKASTVAEMISKIQGVIQAEDVTGPYDVIVRAQADTVDDLGRMVVAKVQQVDGITRTLTCPVVHL comes from the coding sequence GTGGTACAGGCGTACATCCTGATCCAGACGGAGGTTGGCAAAGCGTCGACCGTCGCCGAAATGATCAGCAAGATACAAGGGGTGATCCAGGCCGAGGATGTGACAGGACCGTACGACGTGATCGTGCGGGCCCAAGCCGACACAGTGGACGATCTCGGCCGCATGGTGGTCGCGAAGGTCCAGCAAGTGGACGGCATCACGCGTACCCTGACCTGCCCGGTCGTGCACCTGTAG
- a CDS encoding DUF3515 domain-containing protein has product MDFFRHRRFSHPGLPALVLLIAATGCSSADDNTRTAVPSPGTKATELCQNLDKSLPRKVDGLDREDPEPRSALTAGWGSPAIILRCGVQRPPKMVDPKVAEGGDPDAVGGGVNGVGWLMEKRDDGATRFTSAQRLAYVEVTVPGGRDTASVLVDLAGAIKKAIPEGIAD; this is encoded by the coding sequence GTGGACTTCTTCCGTCACCGGCGCTTCTCTCATCCCGGGCTGCCCGCCCTCGTTCTGCTGATCGCGGCCACAGGCTGCTCCTCAGCAGACGACAACACCCGGACCGCGGTTCCCAGTCCGGGCACGAAGGCCACCGAGCTGTGTCAGAACCTGGACAAGTCGCTGCCGCGGAAGGTGGACGGACTCGACCGGGAGGATCCCGAGCCCCGGTCCGCGCTGACCGCGGGCTGGGGAAGCCCGGCGATCATACTGCGCTGTGGTGTACAGCGGCCGCCCAAGATGGTCGACCCCAAGGTCGCCGAGGGCGGTGACCCCGACGCGGTCGGTGGCGGGGTGAACGGGGTGGGCTGGCTGATGGAGAAGCGGGACGACGGGGCGACCCGCTTCACCTCCGCTCAGCGTCTGGCGTATGTCGAGGTGACTGTGCCCGGGGGGCGGGACACTGCCTCTGTGCTTGTCGACTTGGCCGGGGCCATCAAGAAGGCGATTCCCGAGGGGATCGCCGACTGA